A part of Brassica rapa cultivar Chiifu-401-42 chromosome A05, CAAS_Brap_v3.01, whole genome shotgun sequence genomic DNA contains:
- the LOC103868802 gene encoding uncharacterized protein LOC103868802, which yields MGSLSTPNTGEGTTNATPASGAAGETREGIEDHQIDDLEESDSEPEPKKEEPEKMAAESSLTAYLEQMFSKRFDAMQSMVERLPGVAPPIHRSNPDSFTDTPFAEEIASVEMPQKFSFPSIKMYDGTEDPDDHIAQYKQRMVAVVLPKESREATMCKGFGSTLIGPALQWYINLPTRSISSFAGLSDKFVEQFASNRSLEKTSDGLYEILQHRVEPMQDYIARFNQEKVAVPECSIPTAISAFKRGLLPDGGLYKELTMYPCKTMDDVLSRAWAHVKWEEDVASRAKAQPKQDQRSTRSNRGDREERSSQKGSKDSRSRNQGTFQFRPLEKEEGMSVSTRPDISHLSISTPELVNTLRQMGQHVKWPPKMKAPDSFRNPGLWCDFHRNHGHKTEDCVALKIEVNKLLQKGHLREFLSKKAKAHLSKESSEQSKGDAPSSPPHQDRVIHVISEGSEVSGVKHAAARKSTRNAKHDLDTAQPKCLLLGTDEISFTAKEQEKILAPHHDTLVVSLTIVNCLVKSILVDNGSSNNIIFLTAYQDLGLEENTLTRKVTPLIGFSGKVKQTAGEVVLPVYAEGINLSTKFLVVDCQSA from the coding sequence GCCGGGGAAACACGAGAAGGGATCGAGGATCACCAGATCGACGACCTAGAGGAAAGTGATTCCGAACCTGAACCTAAGAAAGAAGAACCCGAGAAGATGGCAGCCGAGTCTTCCCTAACCGCCTATCTGGAGCAGATGTTTTCCAAGAGGTTCGACGCCATGCAATCCATGGTGGAACGTCTACCAGGAGTAGCTCCCCCAATCCATAGGAGCAACCCCGACTCGTTCACAGATACTCCCTTCGCGGAGGAGATCGCCTCAGTCGAGATGCCTCAAAAATTTTCCTTCCCCAGCATCAAGATGTACGATGGGACCGAAGACCCCGACGATCATATCGCACAATATAAACAGAGGATGGTAGCGGTTGTGCTCCCCAAGGAGTCTCGTGAAGCTACCATGTGTAAAGGGTTCGGCTCCACTCTAATTGGACCCGCCTTGCAATGGTATATCAATCTCCCTACCAGGTCCATCTCTTCCTTTGCCGGCCTGAGCGACAAGTTTGTAGAACAATTCGCGAGTAACAGGAGCCTGGAGAAGACTTCAGATGGTCTCTACGAGATCCTCCAGCATCGAGTAGAACCCATGCAGGACTACATAGCCCGTTTCAATCAAGAGAAGGTAGCGGTCCCTGAATGTAGCATCCCTACCGCAATCTCTGCCTTCAAGAGAGGCCTACTTCCAGACGGAGGGCTCTACAAAGAGCTAACCATGTACCCTTGCAAAACCATGGACGATGTGCTGTCCCGAGCGTGGGCACATGTGAAGTGGGAAGAGGACGTCGCTAGCCGCGCCAAGGCTCAACCCAAACAGGATCAGAGGTCCACCCGATCAAACCGGGGAGACCGAGAAGAAAGATCCTCCCAAAAGGGATCCAAGGACTCCAGAAGTAGGAACCAGGGCACGTTCCAATTCCGGCCATTAGAAAAAGAAGAGGGGATGTCTGTGTCTACCAGGCCCGATATCTCCCATCTCTCAATATCCACACCAGAGCTGGTCAACACGCTGAGGCAGATGGGCCAACATGTCAAGTGGCCCCCAAAGATGAAAGCACCTGACTCATTCCGGAACCCGGGACTCTGGTGCGACTTCCATCGCAATCACGGCCACAAAACTGAAGACTGCGTCGCCCTGAAGATCGAGGTCAACAAACTGCTCCAAAAGGGGCATCTCCGAGAATTCCTTTCAAAGAAAGCCAAGGCTCATCTTAGCAAAGAATCATCAGAGCAATCCAAAGGAGACGCACCAAGCTCACCACCTCACCAAGACCGGGTGATTCATGTCATCTCAGAAGGCTCTGAAGTAAGTGGCGTGAAACATGCAGCTGCGAGGAAGAGCACCCGTAATGCTAAACACGACCTGGATACTGCTCAACCTAAATGCCTACTTCTAGGTACTGACGAGATAAGCTTCACAGCCAAGGAGCAAGAGAAGATATTAGCTCCCCACCATGACACGCTAGTTGTCTCTCTCACCATAGTGAACTGTTTGGTGAAAAGTATACTAGTAGACAATGGGTCCTCCAACAATATCATCTTCCTGACGGCGTACCAAGACCTAGGGTTGGAGGAGAATACCCTGACGCGCAAAGTAACCCCACTCATCGGGTTCAGTGGCAAGGTCAAGCAAACCGCTGGGGAGGTTGTTCTGCCAGTATATGCTGAAGGGATCAACCTATCTACCAAATTCCTGGTCGTGGACTGCCAATCGGCATAA